From the genome of Desulfobaculum xiamenense, one region includes:
- a CDS encoding GNAT family N-acetyltransferase, with translation MNIEHGTQHDYEEIIKVWEASVRATHAFVPEEYIQELRALILNSALPAVDVYLIKDQADNIMGFMGISGEMLEMLFIAPEHFRKGLGKALTTYAVDTCGVTKVDVNEQNPEAHKFYLAQGFKVTRRSPTDGMGKPYPILHMERCR, from the coding sequence ATGAATATTGAGCATGGAACACAACATGATTACGAAGAAATCATAAAGGTCTGGGAAGCTTCTGTAAGAGCAACTCACGCTTTTGTGCCAGAAGAATATATTCAGGAGCTGAGGGCGCTGATATTGAATTCTGCTCTGCCTGCGGTCGATGTCTATCTGATTAAAGATCAAGCAGACAATATCATGGGATTCATGGGCATTTCTGGTGAAATGTTGGAAATGCTGTTTATCGCTCCAGAACACTTCCGCAAAGGACTTGGCAAAGCCTTAACGACCTACGCTGTCGATACGTGTGGCGTAACCAAGGTTGATGTGAATGAACAGAATCCAGAGGCACACAAATTTTATCTTGCCCAAGGATTCAAGGTTACAAGACGCTCGCCCACAGATGGCATGGGCAAACCGTATCCCATACTCCATATGGAACGATGCCGGTAA
- the metE gene encoding 5-methyltetrahydropteroyltriglutamate--homocysteine S-methyltransferase: MAYTHNLGFPRIGARRELKFALESYWKGQISRDELKAKGAQLRQRHWRDQSALDFVPVGDFAFYDHVLDMSFTLGNLPERVRHHEGDALDSSFRIARGRSAPAADQKAQCPNGVTAGEMTKWFDTNYHYIVPEFTADTTFAVNSSRLLEQLDEARAQGVAAKPVIIGPVTYLAIGKARDDSDRLALLPRLLPAYVELLNALATHGATWVQIDEPILVTELDEEWTQAFSTAYRTLNTGSVKLLLTTYFGQLRENLPLVAALPVQGVHLDAVNARDEVEALNAQLPAESVLSLGVVNGRNIWKTDLNATLDWLEPVARTRGDRLWLAPSCSLLHVPVDLESEEKLDAELKSWLAFARQKLDELRVLANALNHGRASVKAALETNRSAMDARRQSPRVHNPAVQARVAKIGELRHHRNSPYAHRAQRQAALLKLPPFPTTTIGSFPQTAEIRQTRSRFRAGDIDETAYREIIRAEIARCVREQEGLGLDVFVHGEAERNDMVEYFGERLEGYAFSQFGWVQSYGSRCVKPPILFGDISRPQAMTVDWITYAQSLTDKPMKGMLTGPVTILNWSFVRDDQPRSASCAQLALAIREEVLDLERAGVRIIQIDEAALREGLPLRRAQWKEYLDWAVSAFHITANGVSDETQIHTHMCYSEFNDIIDSIAAMDADVITIETSRSDMELLDVFDTFRYPNEIGPGVYDIHSPNIPTEEHIVQLMRKAAERIPVERLWINPDCGLKTRQWNEVIPALTNMVAAAARLRATKA, from the coding sequence ATGGCTTACACCCACAATCTCGGATTTCCCCGCATCGGGGCTCGGCGCGAATTGAAATTCGCACTCGAATCCTACTGGAAGGGACAGATATCCCGCGACGAACTCAAGGCCAAGGGCGCGCAACTGCGTCAACGCCACTGGCGTGATCAATCGGCTCTGGATTTCGTTCCGGTTGGCGACTTCGCCTTCTACGACCACGTGCTGGACATGAGCTTCACACTGGGCAACCTCCCCGAACGGGTGCGTCACCACGAGGGTGACGCGCTGGATAGCTCTTTCCGCATTGCGCGCGGACGCTCGGCCCCTGCGGCGGACCAGAAGGCGCAGTGCCCGAACGGCGTGACTGCTGGCGAGATGACCAAGTGGTTCGACACCAACTATCACTACATCGTCCCGGAATTCACCGCCGACACGACCTTCGCCGTGAACTCCTCGCGACTGCTGGAACAGTTGGACGAAGCGCGGGCGCAGGGCGTTGCGGCCAAGCCGGTGATCATCGGTCCCGTCACCTATCTCGCCATCGGCAAGGCCCGGGACGACTCGGATCGGCTTGCACTGCTGCCGCGCCTGCTGCCAGCGTATGTGGAACTCCTGAACGCATTGGCCACGCATGGCGCAACATGGGTACAGATTGACGAACCAATCCTCGTCACGGAACTCGACGAAGAGTGGACGCAGGCCTTCTCCACAGCCTATCGGACCCTGAACACCGGAAGTGTCAAGCTGCTGCTGACAACGTATTTCGGTCAACTGCGCGAGAACCTGCCGCTGGTCGCCGCGCTGCCGGTGCAGGGTGTGCATCTGGATGCCGTGAACGCACGAGATGAGGTCGAAGCCCTGAACGCGCAGCTTCCGGCGGAAAGCGTGCTCTCGCTAGGCGTCGTCAACGGCCGCAACATCTGGAAGACGGACCTGAACGCCACGCTGGACTGGCTGGAACCCGTGGCCCGGACGCGGGGCGATCGGCTGTGGCTCGCACCGTCCTGCTCGCTGCTGCACGTGCCCGTGGATCTGGAAAGCGAAGAGAAGCTCGACGCGGAATTGAAATCGTGGCTGGCCTTCGCCCGGCAGAAGCTGGACGAGCTACGCGTACTCGCGAACGCACTCAATCATGGCCGGGCAAGCGTGAAGGCAGCGCTGGAGACCAACCGCTCCGCCATGGACGCACGCCGACAGTCCCCCCGGGTGCACAACCCCGCAGTCCAAGCCCGCGTCGCGAAAATTGGCGAACTGCGGCACCACCGCAACAGTCCCTACGCTCACCGAGCCCAGAGGCAGGCCGCGCTGCTGAAGCTGCCGCCGTTCCCGACCACGACCATCGGCTCCTTCCCGCAGACGGCGGAAATCCGCCAGACGCGCAGCCGCTTCCGTGCTGGGGACATCGACGAGACGGCCTATCGTGAGATCATCCGGGCCGAGATCGCGCGGTGCGTGCGAGAACAGGAAGGATTGGGGCTTGATGTGTTCGTGCATGGCGAGGCCGAGCGCAACGATATGGTGGAATACTTCGGCGAACGTCTCGAAGGCTACGCATTCAGCCAGTTCGGATGGGTCCAGTCCTACGGTTCGCGCTGCGTGAAGCCGCCCATCCTGTTTGGCGACATCAGCCGCCCGCAGGCCATGACGGTGGACTGGATCACCTACGCCCAATCGCTGACCGACAAGCCGATGAAAGGCATGCTGACAGGGCCGGTAACCATTCTCAACTGGTCCTTCGTGCGCGACGACCAGCCGCGCTCGGCATCCTGCGCCCAACTCGCGCTGGCCATTCGCGAGGAAGTGCTCGATCTCGAAAGGGCGGGTGTGCGCATAATCCAGATTGACGAAGCCGCGCTTCGCGAAGGGCTGCCGTTGCGCAGGGCGCAGTGGAAGGAATACCTCGACTGGGCGGTCAGCGCCTTCCACATCACCGCCAATGGCGTGTCGGACGAAACGCAGATCCATACCCACATGTGCTATTCCGAATTCAATGACATTATCGACTCCATTGCAGCCATGGACGCCGACGTCATCACCATCGAGACCTCGCGGTCAGACATGGAGTTGCTCGATGTCTTCGACACGTTCAGGTATCCCAACGAGATCGGACCGGGCGTGTACGACATCCATTCGCCCAATATCCCGACGGAGGAGCACATCGTGCAACTGATGCGCAAGGCCGCCGAGCGCATTCCGGTCGAACGCCTATGGATCAACCCGGACTGCGGCCTGAAGACTCGCCAGTGGAACGAAGTGATCCCGGCCCTGACCAACATGGTCGCCGCCGCGGCACGACTGCGCGCCACAAAGGCTTAA
- a CDS encoding LysR family transcriptional regulator — protein sequence MPTLERDHLEIIRAVDQCGSLTAAAKRLRLTQSALSHSICKLESQIGVAIWHREGRRLRPTQAGAYLLAMAHRLIPQFVQAEERLRQFAHGERGTLRIGMECHPCYQWLLKIASPYLAAWPGVDMDVRQQFKFGGIGALFGYEIDLLVTPDPLFKPGLLFEPVFDYEQVLVVGTSHPLRDAAHALPAQLADETLITYPVSTDRLDVFTRFLTPSGIAPKRHKLIETTDIILQMVESGRGVTALPRWLVEEYMERFDVLPIRLGPRGIDKQIFLGIREADADIDYLRAFLALARSHRSVAGNVENESV from the coding sequence ATGCCCACTCTCGAACGCGACCATTTGGAAATCATCCGTGCTGTGGACCAGTGCGGTTCGCTGACCGCCGCCGCAAAACGGTTGCGCCTCACGCAGTCCGCGTTGAGTCACAGCATTTGCAAGCTGGAAAGCCAGATCGGCGTTGCCATCTGGCACCGGGAGGGACGCCGCCTGCGGCCGACGCAGGCTGGCGCGTATCTGCTTGCCATGGCCCATAGGCTTATTCCGCAATTCGTCCAAGCCGAGGAACGCCTCCGGCAGTTCGCACATGGCGAACGCGGAACGCTGCGCATCGGGATGGAGTGCCACCCCTGCTACCAGTGGCTATTGAAGATCGCCTCTCCCTATCTGGCCGCATGGCCGGGAGTGGACATGGATGTGAGGCAGCAGTTCAAGTTCGGCGGCATCGGGGCGCTGTTCGGATACGAAATAGACCTCCTGGTGACGCCGGATCCGCTCTTCAAGCCTGGCCTGCTCTTCGAACCCGTCTTCGACTACGAGCAGGTGCTTGTGGTCGGCACGAGTCATCCCCTGCGCGACGCGGCCCATGCTCTACCCGCTCAGCTGGCCGACGAAACCCTGATCACTTATCCGGTCTCGACCGACCGGCTCGATGTCTTCACCCGTTTTCTCACGCCCTCAGGGATTGCCCCGAAGCGGCACAAACTGATCGAAACCACGGACATCATCCTGCAGATGGTGGAAAGCGGTCGTGGTGTCACGGCGTTGCCGCGTTGGCTTGTCGAGGAATACATGGAGAGGTTCGACGTGCTTCCCATTCGCCTTGGTCCGCGAGGAATCGACAAGCAGATCTTTCTCGGTATCCGCGAGGCTGATGCCGACATAGACTACCTGCGCGCGTTTCTGGCGCTGGCGCGGTCACATCGCTCCGTAGCGGGGAATGTTGAGAACGAGAGTGTGTGA
- a CDS encoding cation diffusion facilitator family transporter, with product MTTQFRAITVSFVAGVCILLFKFAAYALSGSAALLSDALESIINVVASAFAMWSVHVSLTPPDENHPYGHGKIEYFSVLFEGALILLAAAGIVATSVPKVLHPQPLPKLDVAMAISAFASLLNLAVGLYLIRVGKRTATMTLTADGKHLITDVYTTAGVIAGLIVVRVTGYFWIDGAIACVLALHISRTGYDLVRQSIRGLMDEKDAGLVEELYAILADIRRPEWLSVHNVRAWRSGRSIHVDMHLVLPRKLSFEEAQINTHLIESEIRKRIPHVSDILVRTELCDERDCHVCPFGGCDIAGK from the coding sequence TTGACGACGCAATTCAGGGCCATCACGGTTTCCTTTGTGGCGGGAGTCTGTATCCTGCTCTTCAAGTTCGCCGCATATGCGCTTTCCGGCTCCGCCGCGCTCCTTTCCGATGCGCTGGAGTCCATCATCAACGTGGTGGCGAGCGCCTTTGCCATGTGGAGTGTCCATGTGTCGCTGACGCCGCCCGACGAGAACCATCCCTATGGACACGGAAAGATCGAGTATTTCTCTGTCCTTTTTGAGGGCGCGCTGATCCTTTTGGCTGCGGCGGGCATCGTCGCGACGTCCGTCCCCAAGGTCCTGCACCCACAGCCTCTGCCGAAGCTCGATGTCGCCATGGCGATTTCCGCATTCGCATCGCTGCTGAACCTCGCCGTTGGCCTGTATCTCATCCGCGTTGGCAAGCGTACGGCCACAATGACGCTCACCGCGGACGGGAAACATCTCATAACGGACGTCTACACGACGGCCGGAGTCATCGCGGGTCTGATTGTCGTGCGTGTGACGGGATACTTCTGGATTGACGGTGCCATCGCCTGCGTCCTTGCCCTGCATATTTCGCGTACAGGATACGACCTGGTCCGCCAATCCATAAGAGGCCTTATGGACGAAAAGGACGCCGGGCTCGTCGAGGAACTGTACGCGATACTTGCCGACATCCGACGCCCCGAGTGGCTGTCCGTGCACAATGTGCGGGCGTGGCGATCCGGGCGCAGCATTCACGTAGACATGCATCTTGTCTTGCCGAGGAAGCTCTCCTTCGAAGAGGCCCAGATCAACACGCACCTCATCGAAAGCGAAATCCGCAAGCGAATTCCCCATGTTTCGGATATCCTTGTGCGGACGGAACTGTGCGACGAGCGGGACTGCCATGTTTGCCCGTTTGGCGGCTGCGACATCGCCGGAAAATGA
- a CDS encoding cation:proton antiporter, with translation MHGATLLLIILAAGMASQWVAWRIRIPAIVIMIGAGLTLGPVAGIIRIDLPQRELTDLIGLGVAIILFEGGMDLKFGEFRRVGRGIGRLTVLCPPLAWLFGALAARHVAGLSWPVACVLGAILVVTGPTVIQPLLRQSRLRKKSTLLLKWESIVNDPIGVLFAVLTFQYFTTVGGGWGDTLVRIGVALVVAAVLGGLGGWLIAGLYRRGLVPEHLKPPALMLLVLLVYAISNMFQHEAGLLSVTVMGLVIGNVRLVERNALQRFKENLTVILLAILFIVIPSQLEVRHLQMLDWRSVLFVLAILLIVRPASIALATIGAPIQREDKLLLAWVAPRGIVAAATAGILGPELVAAGFPDAQRLLPIMFLVIISTVLLHGLTIGGLARRLGLAAAAQNGLLIVGASPWARALASALHDLGINVMLADGALPRLMAARVDGVEVYFGEVLSEHAEHSLETQHLSYLLCATDNDFYNALVCKARGRGFGLHRTFQLAIHQEIGPELHRVPVQQRGHTAFDERATFEALHQYLDAGWTIRAVGLRQKDDFALLSESLGVAGRDWFLLGGVSPSGQFRLYSRELAFNPDAGWTLLIFAPERAPRAQG, from the coding sequence ATGCACGGCGCAACGCTTCTCCTGATCATTCTCGCCGCCGGAATGGCGAGCCAGTGGGTGGCATGGCGCATCCGAATTCCGGCCATCGTCATCATGATTGGCGCGGGGCTGACGCTTGGCCCAGTCGCCGGGATAATCAGGATCGACCTTCCCCAGCGTGAGCTGACCGATCTGATCGGGCTTGGCGTGGCCATCATTCTCTTCGAAGGCGGCATGGACCTGAAGTTCGGCGAGTTTCGGCGCGTCGGCCGGGGCATTGGCCGCCTTACCGTCCTCTGCCCTCCGCTGGCATGGCTGTTCGGCGCGCTTGCGGCGCGCCATGTGGCGGGATTGAGCTGGCCCGTGGCCTGTGTGCTGGGGGCCATTCTCGTCGTCACCGGGCCTACCGTCATCCAGCCGCTCCTACGCCAGAGTCGGTTGCGCAAAAAATCCACGCTCCTCCTGAAATGGGAAAGCATCGTCAACGACCCCATCGGCGTGCTGTTTGCGGTGCTCACCTTCCAGTATTTCACCACCGTCGGCGGCGGATGGGGCGACACGCTCGTCCGCATCGGCGTGGCGCTTGTCGTTGCGGCGGTGCTTGGCGGTCTGGGCGGGTGGCTCATCGCCGGACTCTACCGACGCGGGCTGGTGCCGGAGCATCTGAAGCCCCCGGCACTCATGCTGCTTGTTCTGCTCGTCTATGCGATCAGCAACATGTTCCAGCACGAAGCCGGACTTCTGAGCGTGACGGTCATGGGCCTCGTCATCGGCAACGTGCGGCTTGTCGAGCGTAACGCCTTGCAGCGTTTCAAGGAAAACCTCACCGTCATCCTGCTGGCCATCCTGTTCATCGTCATCCCTTCGCAGCTCGAAGTTCGGCATCTGCAAATGCTCGACTGGCGCAGTGTGCTCTTTGTGCTGGCGATTCTCCTGATCGTGCGTCCCGCCTCCATCGCTCTGGCGACCATTGGCGCACCCATCCAGCGCGAGGACAAGCTGCTGCTCGCATGGGTTGCCCCACGCGGCATCGTCGCCGCCGCAACGGCGGGCATCCTCGGGCCGGAACTCGTGGCTGCGGGGTTTCCCGACGCGCAACGGCTGTTGCCCATCATGTTTCTGGTCATCATTTCCACGGTGCTGCTGCATGGGCTGACCATTGGCGGTCTGGCCAGACGCCTCGGCCTTGCCGCGGCGGCGCAGAACGGCCTACTCATCGTGGGGGCTTCGCCTTGGGCCAGGGCCCTTGCGAGCGCCCTTCACGATCTTGGCATCAACGTCATGCTGGCCGATGGCGCGTTACCCCGGCTCATGGCCGCCCGCGTGGACGGCGTGGAGGTCTATTTCGGCGAAGTGCTTTCCGAACACGCCGAGCACTCCCTTGAAACGCAGCACCTGAGCTACCTGCTCTGCGCCACCGACAACGATTTCTACAACGCGCTGGTCTGCAAGGCTCGCGGGCGCGGCTTTGGCCTGCACCGGACCTTCCAGTTGGCCATCCATCAGGAAATCGGCCCGGAACTGCACCGCGTGCCGGTGCAGCAGCGCGGACACACCGCCTTTGACGAACGGGCAACATTCGAAGCCCTGCACCAGTACCTTGATGCCGGATGGACAATCCGTGCCGTCGGCCTGCGGCAGAAGGACGATTTTGCGCTGCTTTCCGAGAGCCTCGGGGTTGCGGGACGTGATTGGTTTCTGCTTGGCGGCGTCTCGCCCAGCGGACAATTCCGGCTGTACTCACGGGAGCTGGCTTTCAACCCCGATGCGGGATGGACGCTTCTGATCTTTGCGCCGGAGCGCGCACCGCGAGCACAGGGCTGA
- a CDS encoding autotransporter outer membrane beta-barrel domain-containing protein: MIRQHMIVTLAFALIMTAGFPAQAKSGDLLGFQDEYTQQDYQDDLEAYFGRLAIHDEVFVTDMLNTAPPMPPCGETAGATLAAGFCAGGDAMFSVNNGSATILAETPSAFGIGVFGDRALTFGQAVINGGVAVNNGSLYTYSGVSELDGIGTGNPKAISYGMWVTRSGLTPFSDGPEAPLPGYSECVAVNNGTIAVSTKLSDYAAATSFKAQSLAAGIGCGEDSHCFNSGQILVDAAGGLQGDTHTGTAPTVVIATGIYGNRRVLCSNTGTIAVTAHGDNAQTPATSVPDTGGSMMLTSATGIAVITDSTINNSGMLTSTAYAGTTESSLNAQAFGIEAGSGSTIVNSGTINASAVSAIGHAKAYGIMGGNNCTLHSTGFINASASTDTGTTTAYDVYATDGTFAVREYAILLAHDPDAFIGRWRHGSTGTFDLADSTLHVHVSPQTLLNTPYKVDEFVAGEANAFESIVCDTPADVDLEVIGANEAVRLNYNPKSAPALKAVESSNMIVSKCVDISDQALVNAAFRIGDFYAQNDAEGTMLASAGGVVPGERHGALDTDDKSHSVFLMPYVIRTDDDDYTGTARGISAGYNRAVSSDDVVGFHVGVGSGDINFASLANQDRKVDISNFSLGVQGLHRFSQSLALRASSTLFISQNEFRDDAPANREHATYGSRGASTMLTGSYECRPTEHTLLAPELSLRHEWIHQDGFTTSNVAGPSTTYGDVDENELYATASLRLMRRLAFGDVSILPSLRIFADQVLTDGETASYMELLGSRKDMTDTNDDMSFGAQASCTVTNGDTSLELGYSREENGDRIQQSGWLQVQVNF; encoded by the coding sequence ATGATTCGACAGCACATGATTGTTACCTTGGCTTTCGCACTCATCATGACGGCCGGATTCCCGGCACAAGCGAAAAGCGGCGACCTCCTCGGCTTTCAGGATGAGTACACGCAACAGGACTATCAGGATGACCTCGAAGCCTACTTCGGGCGACTGGCCATTCATGACGAAGTCTTCGTGACCGACATGTTGAACACCGCCCCGCCCATGCCGCCGTGTGGCGAAACCGCAGGCGCCACCCTCGCAGCTGGCTTTTGTGCAGGCGGCGATGCCATGTTCAGCGTCAACAACGGATCAGCAACCATCCTGGCCGAAACGCCAAGCGCCTTTGGCATCGGAGTATTTGGCGATAGGGCCTTGACCTTTGGTCAGGCGGTCATCAACGGCGGAGTCGCCGTCAACAACGGTTCACTCTACACGTATTCGGGTGTGAGCGAGCTTGATGGCATCGGCACCGGCAACCCCAAGGCCATCTCCTACGGCATGTGGGTCACACGCTCCGGCCTCACGCCATTCAGTGACGGCCCTGAAGCGCCGTTGCCGGGTTATTCCGAATGCGTGGCCGTCAACAACGGCACCATTGCCGTTTCCACCAAACTTTCGGACTATGCGGCAGCCACATCGTTCAAAGCGCAATCCCTCGCCGCAGGCATCGGGTGTGGCGAGGACAGTCACTGCTTCAACTCCGGCCAAATCTTGGTTGATGCGGCAGGTGGTTTGCAGGGCGATACGCATACTGGAACAGCTCCCACAGTCGTTATTGCCACTGGCATCTACGGAAACCGAAGGGTGCTGTGCAGTAACACCGGGACCATCGCTGTTACGGCCCATGGCGACAACGCACAGACTCCAGCCACATCCGTGCCGGATACGGGCGGATCTATGATGCTGACCTCCGCCACGGGCATCGCTGTCATCACAGATAGCACCATCAACAATTCCGGAATGTTGACGTCAACGGCATACGCCGGAACAACTGAAAGTTCTCTGAATGCTCAGGCCTTCGGCATTGAGGCTGGCTCTGGCTCGACAATAGTGAACAGCGGAACCATCAATGCCTCCGCCGTCTCGGCAATCGGACATGCCAAAGCCTACGGCATCATGGGCGGAAACAATTGCACCCTGCATTCCACAGGTTTTATCAACGCCTCCGCCTCCACCGACACCGGAACGACGACAGCCTACGACGTCTACGCCACTGACGGCACCTTCGCGGTTAGGGAATACGCCATCCTCCTTGCGCACGACCCCGATGCCTTCATCGGCAGGTGGAGACACGGGAGCACCGGCACCTTCGACCTCGCCGACTCCACGCTGCATGTCCACGTGAGCCCGCAGACACTTCTAAACACGCCGTACAAGGTGGACGAGTTCGTCGCGGGCGAGGCCAACGCCTTCGAAAGCATCGTCTGCGACACCCCGGCGGATGTGGACCTCGAAGTGATCGGTGCAAACGAAGCCGTGCGGCTGAACTACAATCCGAAATCCGCTCCGGCGCTCAAGGCCGTCGAAAGCTCCAACATGATCGTGAGCAAGTGCGTAGACATCTCCGATCAGGCTCTCGTCAACGCCGCGTTCAGAATAGGCGACTTCTACGCGCAAAACGATGCGGAAGGGACCATGCTGGCCTCCGCGGGAGGGGTCGTCCCCGGCGAACGACATGGCGCGCTCGACACCGACGACAAGTCCCATTCCGTCTTCCTCATGCCCTACGTGATCCGCACCGACGACGATGACTATACCGGCACGGCTCGTGGCATTTCCGCAGGCTATAACCGCGCCGTGAGTAGCGACGACGTCGTCGGCTTCCATGTCGGCGTGGGCAGCGGCGACATCAACTTCGCCTCGCTCGCCAATCAGGACCGCAAGGTCGACATCTCCAATTTCTCGCTGGGCGTTCAGGGTCTGCACCGCTTCTCGCAGAGCCTCGCCCTTCGCGCCTCGTCCACACTGTTCATCTCGCAGAACGAATTCCGCGACGACGCCCCCGCAAACCGGGAGCACGCCACCTACGGCAGCCGTGGAGCCTCGACCATGCTGACCGGAAGCTACGAATGCAGGCCCACCGAGCACACGCTTCTGGCCCCGGAACTCAGCCTGCGGCACGAATGGATTCATCAGGACGGCTTCACGACTTCCAACGTCGCTGGTCCGTCCACCACCTACGGCGATGTTGACGAGAACGAGCTTTACGCCACGGCAAGCCTTCGTCTGATGCGACGTCTGGCCTTCGGCGACGTCTCGATTCTGCCCAGCCTGCGCATCTTCGCTGATCAGGTCCTAACGGACGGAGAGACTGCAAGCTACATGGAACTGCTCGGCTCCCGCAAGGACATGACGGACACCAATGACGATATGAGCTTTGGCGCGCAGGCCAGCTGCACCGTCACCAACGGCGACACATCCCTCGAACTCGGCTATTCCAGAGAGGAAAATGGGGATCGTATCCAGCAGAGCGGATGGCTACAAGTGCAGGTGAACTTCTAG